In one window of Temnothorax longispinosus isolate EJ_2023e chromosome 9, Tlon_JGU_v1, whole genome shotgun sequence DNA:
- the Pkaap gene encoding A-kinase anchor protein 10, mitochondrial isoform X4, which yields MDIRKRVALIKFWLEVECLCSASGMPDAQRVRRSNQKELLDALPTSLDDNENFSCDVLASDVDTQTSSEIPLDVRADDATSNGMPKTSQAVSKTRQSNHDCTSGRRDATPTRQDALRIYRKYILKEALGVNQISEELRVDMERAIVQENIEPILRCLSAVQSIVYDTLENEYINDFLRSEFHCKHQIDVLTSGNVQLADILYNETAFFYFMEFMELENKRELLDFWMSAISYKQNLLEKKGAADPEEAQSDAVIIYEKYFSLQATMPLGFSDKIRFHVEQNICREDDSGPQPDCFDKPSKIVYNFLNKHYLPAFLSSQLYYKYLSELISTIQTSPCPSLHSKIRRTGSDCSSEVSSVCTSMPSISQIGNNGSRVSDNKKTINSHMNIDTRQLYDPDSLWRRNKYSLSIGYVDNLGRFITEIEPDPHRKYESRLTRVVKRLINIEQDKAKEELAWRITEMIIREITSLTLGASNLPS from the exons ATGGACATCAGGAAACGCGTAGCTCTCATCAAGTTCTGGTTGGAGGTGGAATGCTTGTGCAGCGCATCCGGGATGCCCGACGCACAGAGAGTCAGACGGTCAAATCAAAAGGAGCTGCTGGACGCCTTGCCCACTTCCCTAGACGATAACGAGAACTTTAGCTGCGACGTGCTCGCCAGCGATGTAGATACTCAAACGAGCAGCGAGATACCGTTGGACGTGAGGgcggacgacgcgacgtccAACGGTATGCCAAAGACTAGTCAGGCGGTAAGCAAAACGCGACAATCAAACCACGATTGTACGAGTGggagacgcgacgcgacgccgacCAGGCAGGACGCTTTGAGAATTTATAGGAAGTACATTCTCAAGGAGGCTCTGGGTGTAAATCAAATATCCGAGGAGTTGAGGGTAGACATGGAGAGGGCCATTGTCCAGGAAAACATTGAGCCTATATTACGGTGCCTATCTGCTGTTCAAAGCATAGTATACGATACATTAGAAAACGA atatattaacgattttttacGAAGCGAATTTCACTGTAAGCATCAAATTGACGTGCTCACCAGTGGCAACGTACAATTAGCGGATATATTGTATAACGAGACAGCATTCTTCTACTTTATGGAG TTTATGGAACTCGAGAATAAACGAGAGCTGTTGGACTTCTGGATGTCGGCTATAAGTTACAAGCAGAATCTCTTGGAGAAGAAAGGTGCAGCCGATCCCGAAGAAGCGCAATCCGATGCCGTTATTATATACGAGAA ATATTTCAGCTTACAAGCAACCATGCCTCTTGGATTTAGCGATAAGATTCGTTTTCATGTGGAACAGAATATTTGCCGCGAGGACGATAGTGGTCCACAGCCCGATTGTTTCGACAAACCCAGTAAAatcgtatataattttctcaataAG CATTATCTCCCAGCGTTCTTATCGTCACAGctgtattataaatacttatcGGAGCTAATCAGCACGATTCAGACCAGCCCGTGTCCGAGTTTACATTCCAAGATAAGAAGAACAG GTTCAGATTGCAGCAGTGAAGTAAGCTCCGTGTGTACTAGTATGCCAAGTATTTCTCAAATAGGAAATAATGGCAGCAGAGTatctgataataaaaaaactatcaACAGTCACATGAATATCGACACCAGGCAACTTTACGATCCAGATTCCTTGTGGCGACGTAACAAATATAG TTTAAGCATTGGTTACGTTGACAACTTAGGTAGATTTATTACCGAAATAGAGCCAGATCCTCATAGAAAATACG AATCTCGCCTAACTCGTGTTGTAAAACgacttataaatatagaacaagataag GCTAAAGAGGAATTGGCATGGAGGATCACCGAGATGATCATTCGTGAAATCACGTCTTTGACACTTGGAGCTTCAAATCTTCCCTCTTGA
- the Pkaap gene encoding A-kinase anchor protein 10, mitochondrial isoform X3: protein MLQFFKKIGQRDKSGLPETSPARSTSSGSFLTDAFNGGASSIQTPSGVLCSLEEEEEEEILNDDAEEARAFSSRLSKGLPEVLKDKSALGYFIQFMDIRKRVALIKFWLEVECLCSASGMPDAQRVRRSNQKELLDALPTSLDDNENFSCDVLASDVDTQTSSEIPLDVRADDATSNGMPKTSQAVSKTRQSNHDCTSGRRDATPTRQDALRIYRKYILKEALGVNQISEELRVDMERAIVQENIEPILRCLSAVQSIVYDTLENEYINDFLRSEFHCKHQIDVLTSGNVQLADILYNETAFFYFMEFMELENKRELLDFWMSAISYKQNLLEKKGAADPEEAQSDAVIIYEKYFSLQATMPLGFSDKIRFHVEQNICREDDSGPQPDCFDKPSKIVYNFLNKHYLPAFLSSQLYYKYLSELISTIQTSPCPSLHSKIRRTGSDCSSEVSSVCTSMPSISQIGNNGSRVSDNKKTINSHMNIDTRQLYDPDSLWRRNKYSLSIGYVDNLGRFITEIEPDPHRKYESRLTRVVKRLINIEQDKAKEELAWRITEMIIREITSLTLGASNLPS from the exons ATGctccaattttttaagaagattg GACAAAGGGACAAGTCCGGATTACCAGAAACCTCACCTGCGAGATCGACGAGCTCGGGTAGCTTCCTGACAGATGCCTTCAACGGTGGCGCGTCGTCCATTCAGACGCCCTCGGGTGTACTGTGCAGTCtcgaggaggaagaggaggaagagattCTCAACGATGACGCCGAGGAAGCGCGTGCCTTCAGCTCCCGGTTGTCCAAAGGCCTGCCGGAAGTGCTCAAGGACAAGAGTGCCCTTGGTTACTTCATCCAGTTCATGGACATCAGGAAACGCGTAGCTCTCATCAAGTTCTGGTTGGAGGTGGAATGCTTGTGCAGCGCATCCGGGATGCCCGACGCACAGAGAGTCAGACGGTCAAATCAAAAGGAGCTGCTGGACGCCTTGCCCACTTCCCTAGACGATAACGAGAACTTTAGCTGCGACGTGCTCGCCAGCGATGTAGATACTCAAACGAGCAGCGAGATACCGTTGGACGTGAGGgcggacgacgcgacgtccAACGGTATGCCAAAGACTAGTCAGGCGGTAAGCAAAACGCGACAATCAAACCACGATTGTACGAGTGggagacgcgacgcgacgccgacCAGGCAGGACGCTTTGAGAATTTATAGGAAGTACATTCTCAAGGAGGCTCTGGGTGTAAATCAAATATCCGAGGAGTTGAGGGTAGACATGGAGAGGGCCATTGTCCAGGAAAACATTGAGCCTATATTACGGTGCCTATCTGCTGTTCAAAGCATAGTATACGATACATTAGAAAACGA atatattaacgattttttacGAAGCGAATTTCACTGTAAGCATCAAATTGACGTGCTCACCAGTGGCAACGTACAATTAGCGGATATATTGTATAACGAGACAGCATTCTTCTACTTTATGGAG TTTATGGAACTCGAGAATAAACGAGAGCTGTTGGACTTCTGGATGTCGGCTATAAGTTACAAGCAGAATCTCTTGGAGAAGAAAGGTGCAGCCGATCCCGAAGAAGCGCAATCCGATGCCGTTATTATATACGAGAA ATATTTCAGCTTACAAGCAACCATGCCTCTTGGATTTAGCGATAAGATTCGTTTTCATGTGGAACAGAATATTTGCCGCGAGGACGATAGTGGTCCACAGCCCGATTGTTTCGACAAACCCAGTAAAatcgtatataattttctcaataAG CATTATCTCCCAGCGTTCTTATCGTCACAGctgtattataaatacttatcGGAGCTAATCAGCACGATTCAGACCAGCCCGTGTCCGAGTTTACATTCCAAGATAAGAAGAACAG GTTCAGATTGCAGCAGTGAAGTAAGCTCCGTGTGTACTAGTATGCCAAGTATTTCTCAAATAGGAAATAATGGCAGCAGAGTatctgataataaaaaaactatcaACAGTCACATGAATATCGACACCAGGCAACTTTACGATCCAGATTCCTTGTGGCGACGTAACAAATATAG TTTAAGCATTGGTTACGTTGACAACTTAGGTAGATTTATTACCGAAATAGAGCCAGATCCTCATAGAAAATACG AATCTCGCCTAACTCGTGTTGTAAAACgacttataaatatagaacaagataag GCTAAAGAGGAATTGGCATGGAGGATCACCGAGATGATCATTCGTGAAATCACGTCTTTGACACTTGGAGCTTCAAATCTTCCCTCTTGA
- the LOC139819008 gene encoding uncharacterized protein, translating into MLALRGLLLVIAACRVAVAKPPAPVYDQRQTGDLNVQIELKDVQVVALLNSKLLDDYTDYDYFYDYADFTLKPGNRPTTTSPATSTTEKNDIMQVSEPIPSQNSTVSASAGDTSPSASDATPSKDEEAPPDADPSNGTASDTTPSKDEGIPNADRSNGTASSTPNADNDKGQPSEEEEDGVGTAPSTTVKAVHALRSQKRCKSGYVPNGNGRCRRASRPWLTRLLP; encoded by the exons ATGCTCGCCCTACGCGGCCTCCTCCTCGTCATCGCGGCCTGTCGCGTCGCCGTCGCGAAGCCCCCCGCGCCGGTCTACGATCAGCGGCAGACCGGCGACCTGAACGTGCAGATCGAGCTGAAGGATGTGCAGGTGGTCGCGCTACTCAACTCCAAGCTCCTCGACGACTACACG GACTACGATTACTTCTACGATTACGCCGACTTTACCCTCAAGCCGGGCAACAGGCCCACCACGACGAGCCCCGCGACGTCGACCACGGAGAAAAACGATATCATGCAGGTTTCCGAGCCGATCCCGTCGCAAAACTCGACCGTCTCGGCGTCCGCCGGTGATACAAGTCCGTCCGCGAGCGATGCAACGCCGTCCAAGGACGAAGAAGCCCCGCCGGATGCTGATCCGTCAAATGGTACCGCGAGCGATACGACGCCCTCCAAGGACGAGGGAATCCCGAACGCTGATCGGTCGAATGGTACCGCGAGCTCGACGCCGAATGCGGACAACGATAAGGGTCAGCCgagcgaggaggaggaggatggGGTCGGAACGGCTCCTTCAACCACGGTGAAAGCCGTGCACGCCCTGCGGTCGCAGAAGCGCTGCAAATCTGGATACGTCCCGAACGGCAACGGACGCTGTCGACGAGCGAGTCGGCCGTGGCTGACTCGCCTGTTGCCGTGA
- the Pkaap gene encoding A-kinase anchor protein 10, mitochondrial isoform X2, which translates to MYLSSCLHSKLELVKSPRQRDKSGLPETSPARSTSSGSFLTDAFNGGASSIQTPSGVLCSLEEEEEEEILNDDAEEARAFSSRLSKGLPEVLKDKSALGYFIQFMDIRKRVALIKFWLEVECLCSASGMPDAQRVRRSNQKELLDALPTSLDDNENFSCDVLASDVDTQTSSEIPLDVRADDATSNGMPKTSQAVSKTRQSNHDCTSGRRDATPTRQDALRIYRKYILKEALGVNQISEELRVDMERAIVQENIEPILRCLSAVQSIVYDTLENEYINDFLRSEFHCKHQIDVLTSGNVQLADILYNETAFFYFMEFMELENKRELLDFWMSAISYKQNLLEKKGAADPEEAQSDAVIIYEKYFSLQATMPLGFSDKIRFHVEQNICREDDSGPQPDCFDKPSKIVYNFLNKHYLPAFLSSQLYYKYLSELISTIQTSPCPSLHSKIRRTGSDCSSEVSSVCTSMPSISQIGNNGSRVSDNKKTINSHMNIDTRQLYDPDSLWRRNKYSLSIGYVDNLGRFITEIEPDPHRKYESRLTRVVKRLINIEQDKAKEELAWRITEMIIREITSLTLGASNLPS; encoded by the exons atgtatctttCTTCTTGTTTACATTCAAAATTAGAATTGGTTAAATCGCCTA GACAAAGGGACAAGTCCGGATTACCAGAAACCTCACCTGCGAGATCGACGAGCTCGGGTAGCTTCCTGACAGATGCCTTCAACGGTGGCGCGTCGTCCATTCAGACGCCCTCGGGTGTACTGTGCAGTCtcgaggaggaagaggaggaagagattCTCAACGATGACGCCGAGGAAGCGCGTGCCTTCAGCTCCCGGTTGTCCAAAGGCCTGCCGGAAGTGCTCAAGGACAAGAGTGCCCTTGGTTACTTCATCCAGTTCATGGACATCAGGAAACGCGTAGCTCTCATCAAGTTCTGGTTGGAGGTGGAATGCTTGTGCAGCGCATCCGGGATGCCCGACGCACAGAGAGTCAGACGGTCAAATCAAAAGGAGCTGCTGGACGCCTTGCCCACTTCCCTAGACGATAACGAGAACTTTAGCTGCGACGTGCTCGCCAGCGATGTAGATACTCAAACGAGCAGCGAGATACCGTTGGACGTGAGGgcggacgacgcgacgtccAACGGTATGCCAAAGACTAGTCAGGCGGTAAGCAAAACGCGACAATCAAACCACGATTGTACGAGTGggagacgcgacgcgacgccgacCAGGCAGGACGCTTTGAGAATTTATAGGAAGTACATTCTCAAGGAGGCTCTGGGTGTAAATCAAATATCCGAGGAGTTGAGGGTAGACATGGAGAGGGCCATTGTCCAGGAAAACATTGAGCCTATATTACGGTGCCTATCTGCTGTTCAAAGCATAGTATACGATACATTAGAAAACGA atatattaacgattttttacGAAGCGAATTTCACTGTAAGCATCAAATTGACGTGCTCACCAGTGGCAACGTACAATTAGCGGATATATTGTATAACGAGACAGCATTCTTCTACTTTATGGAG TTTATGGAACTCGAGAATAAACGAGAGCTGTTGGACTTCTGGATGTCGGCTATAAGTTACAAGCAGAATCTCTTGGAGAAGAAAGGTGCAGCCGATCCCGAAGAAGCGCAATCCGATGCCGTTATTATATACGAGAA ATATTTCAGCTTACAAGCAACCATGCCTCTTGGATTTAGCGATAAGATTCGTTTTCATGTGGAACAGAATATTTGCCGCGAGGACGATAGTGGTCCACAGCCCGATTGTTTCGACAAACCCAGTAAAatcgtatataattttctcaataAG CATTATCTCCCAGCGTTCTTATCGTCACAGctgtattataaatacttatcGGAGCTAATCAGCACGATTCAGACCAGCCCGTGTCCGAGTTTACATTCCAAGATAAGAAGAACAG GTTCAGATTGCAGCAGTGAAGTAAGCTCCGTGTGTACTAGTATGCCAAGTATTTCTCAAATAGGAAATAATGGCAGCAGAGTatctgataataaaaaaactatcaACAGTCACATGAATATCGACACCAGGCAACTTTACGATCCAGATTCCTTGTGGCGACGTAACAAATATAG TTTAAGCATTGGTTACGTTGACAACTTAGGTAGATTTATTACCGAAATAGAGCCAGATCCTCATAGAAAATACG AATCTCGCCTAACTCGTGTTGTAAAACgacttataaatatagaacaagataag GCTAAAGAGGAATTGGCATGGAGGATCACCGAGATGATCATTCGTGAAATCACGTCTTTGACACTTGGAGCTTCAAATCTTCCCTCTTGA
- the Pkaap gene encoding A-kinase anchor protein 10, mitochondrial isoform X1: MHVWHISKGHLFLSLLPARISARILSTKGGPIDLSRGGASCIVAVLLTATGQRDKSGLPETSPARSTSSGSFLTDAFNGGASSIQTPSGVLCSLEEEEEEEILNDDAEEARAFSSRLSKGLPEVLKDKSALGYFIQFMDIRKRVALIKFWLEVECLCSASGMPDAQRVRRSNQKELLDALPTSLDDNENFSCDVLASDVDTQTSSEIPLDVRADDATSNGMPKTSQAVSKTRQSNHDCTSGRRDATPTRQDALRIYRKYILKEALGVNQISEELRVDMERAIVQENIEPILRCLSAVQSIVYDTLENEYINDFLRSEFHCKHQIDVLTSGNVQLADILYNETAFFYFMEFMELENKRELLDFWMSAISYKQNLLEKKGAADPEEAQSDAVIIYEKYFSLQATMPLGFSDKIRFHVEQNICREDDSGPQPDCFDKPSKIVYNFLNKHYLPAFLSSQLYYKYLSELISTIQTSPCPSLHSKIRRTGSDCSSEVSSVCTSMPSISQIGNNGSRVSDNKKTINSHMNIDTRQLYDPDSLWRRNKYSLSIGYVDNLGRFITEIEPDPHRKYESRLTRVVKRLINIEQDKAKEELAWRITEMIIREITSLTLGASNLPS; this comes from the exons ATGCATGTATGGCACATCTCCAAAGGACATTTATTTCTAAGTCTACTCCCAGCCCGCATCTCTGCCCGAATCCTGTCGACCAAGGGAGGACCGATCGATCTCTCTCGGGGAGGGGCATCCTGCATCGTCGCGGTTTTACTCACGGCAACAG GACAAAGGGACAAGTCCGGATTACCAGAAACCTCACCTGCGAGATCGACGAGCTCGGGTAGCTTCCTGACAGATGCCTTCAACGGTGGCGCGTCGTCCATTCAGACGCCCTCGGGTGTACTGTGCAGTCtcgaggaggaagaggaggaagagattCTCAACGATGACGCCGAGGAAGCGCGTGCCTTCAGCTCCCGGTTGTCCAAAGGCCTGCCGGAAGTGCTCAAGGACAAGAGTGCCCTTGGTTACTTCATCCAGTTCATGGACATCAGGAAACGCGTAGCTCTCATCAAGTTCTGGTTGGAGGTGGAATGCTTGTGCAGCGCATCCGGGATGCCCGACGCACAGAGAGTCAGACGGTCAAATCAAAAGGAGCTGCTGGACGCCTTGCCCACTTCCCTAGACGATAACGAGAACTTTAGCTGCGACGTGCTCGCCAGCGATGTAGATACTCAAACGAGCAGCGAGATACCGTTGGACGTGAGGgcggacgacgcgacgtccAACGGTATGCCAAAGACTAGTCAGGCGGTAAGCAAAACGCGACAATCAAACCACGATTGTACGAGTGggagacgcgacgcgacgccgacCAGGCAGGACGCTTTGAGAATTTATAGGAAGTACATTCTCAAGGAGGCTCTGGGTGTAAATCAAATATCCGAGGAGTTGAGGGTAGACATGGAGAGGGCCATTGTCCAGGAAAACATTGAGCCTATATTACGGTGCCTATCTGCTGTTCAAAGCATAGTATACGATACATTAGAAAACGA atatattaacgattttttacGAAGCGAATTTCACTGTAAGCATCAAATTGACGTGCTCACCAGTGGCAACGTACAATTAGCGGATATATTGTATAACGAGACAGCATTCTTCTACTTTATGGAG TTTATGGAACTCGAGAATAAACGAGAGCTGTTGGACTTCTGGATGTCGGCTATAAGTTACAAGCAGAATCTCTTGGAGAAGAAAGGTGCAGCCGATCCCGAAGAAGCGCAATCCGATGCCGTTATTATATACGAGAA ATATTTCAGCTTACAAGCAACCATGCCTCTTGGATTTAGCGATAAGATTCGTTTTCATGTGGAACAGAATATTTGCCGCGAGGACGATAGTGGTCCACAGCCCGATTGTTTCGACAAACCCAGTAAAatcgtatataattttctcaataAG CATTATCTCCCAGCGTTCTTATCGTCACAGctgtattataaatacttatcGGAGCTAATCAGCACGATTCAGACCAGCCCGTGTCCGAGTTTACATTCCAAGATAAGAAGAACAG GTTCAGATTGCAGCAGTGAAGTAAGCTCCGTGTGTACTAGTATGCCAAGTATTTCTCAAATAGGAAATAATGGCAGCAGAGTatctgataataaaaaaactatcaACAGTCACATGAATATCGACACCAGGCAACTTTACGATCCAGATTCCTTGTGGCGACGTAACAAATATAG TTTAAGCATTGGTTACGTTGACAACTTAGGTAGATTTATTACCGAAATAGAGCCAGATCCTCATAGAAAATACG AATCTCGCCTAACTCGTGTTGTAAAACgacttataaatatagaacaagataag GCTAAAGAGGAATTGGCATGGAGGATCACCGAGATGATCATTCGTGAAATCACGTCTTTGACACTTGGAGCTTCAAATCTTCCCTCTTGA